A stretch of the Bradyrhizobium sp. CCBAU 53351 genome encodes the following:
- a CDS encoding gamma-glutamyl-gamma-aminobutyrate hydrolase family protein, producing the protein MRKPVVGVIGNSHRVENRFQVQMVGERNLRAVAEVSGGLPVMFAGAPDITDIAALLDTVDGIILTGARANVHPTRFNVDPCEKHEPYDIHRDEVALALSVACVARGIPLFGICRGLQEMNVAFGGSLHPEIREIPGRMNHRMPRLENGEIHPDPTVVFADRHDVDLTPGGAFARLLGCEKIRVNSLHGQGILEPGKRVLIEGIAEDGTIEAIRIAEAPTFALGVQWHAEYDPQHNPINRKLFEAFGEALLARQKAAA; encoded by the coding sequence ATGAGAAAGCCGGTCGTCGGCGTGATCGGGAATTCCCATCGCGTCGAAAATCGATTTCAGGTCCAGATGGTGGGCGAGCGCAATTTGCGCGCCGTGGCCGAGGTCTCCGGCGGCTTACCGGTGATGTTCGCTGGAGCCCCCGATATCACCGATATCGCGGCCCTGCTCGACACCGTGGACGGCATTATCCTCACCGGCGCGCGGGCCAACGTGCACCCGACCCGTTTCAACGTCGACCCCTGCGAGAAGCACGAGCCCTACGACATCCACCGCGACGAGGTGGCGCTGGCGCTCTCGGTCGCCTGCGTTGCCCGCGGCATTCCGCTGTTCGGCATCTGCCGCGGCCTGCAGGAGATGAACGTCGCCTTCGGCGGCTCGCTGCATCCCGAGATCCGCGAAATTCCCGGCCGCATGAACCACCGCATGCCCAGGCTCGAGAATGGCGAGATCCATCCCGACCCGACCGTCGTGTTCGCCGACCGCCACGACGTCGACCTGACGCCGGGCGGGGCGTTCGCGAGGCTTCTCGGCTGCGAGAAGATTAGGGTCAATTCGCTGCATGGGCAGGGCATTCTCGAGCCCGGCAAGCGCGTGCTGATCGAGGGCATCGCCGAGGACGGCACCATCGAGGCGATCCGGATCGCGGAAGCCCCGACCTTTGCGCTCGGCGTGCAATGGCACGCCGAATACGATCCCCAGCACAATCCGATCAACCGCAAGCTGTTCGAGGCGTTCGGCGAAGCGCTGCTCGCGCGGCAGAAGGCGGCGGCGTAA
- a CDS encoding adenylate/guanylate cyclase domain-containing protein — MSDPRDERDRNAFWQQMLAGEHPSLRRGRAVMRMLSPTADNRCRLCCVGFDGFTAPALRLAGFRPWRRNPHICEQCETVLAKERGGAEIEIAMLYADVRGSTELAARIGPTEFAALMQRFFRVATHVFAATDAVVDKMVGDEVIGIFPPGISGSDYRRLAVKAGLALLRATGHDDPAGPWLSIGVGVHTGRTFVGSIGVEDGNYQFAALGDPMNFCARLVAAAKGGEMVISSAVWGDASTGMAAERRSLRLKGYADLIDAYVVKLAG, encoded by the coding sequence ATGTCGGACCCCAGGGACGAACGAGATCGCAACGCGTTCTGGCAGCAGATGCTGGCCGGCGAGCACCCCTCGCTCCGCCGCGGCCGCGCGGTGATGCGCATGCTGTCGCCGACCGCGGACAACCGCTGCCGGCTCTGCTGCGTCGGTTTCGACGGCTTCACGGCGCCGGCGTTGCGGCTTGCCGGCTTTCGGCCGTGGCGGCGCAATCCGCACATCTGCGAGCAGTGCGAGACAGTGCTCGCCAAGGAGCGCGGCGGCGCCGAGATCGAGATCGCAATGCTTTATGCCGACGTGCGCGGATCGACCGAGCTTGCTGCCCGCATCGGCCCAACTGAATTTGCCGCGCTGATGCAACGTTTCTTCCGCGTGGCGACCCACGTCTTCGCGGCGACCGATGCCGTGGTCGACAAGATGGTCGGCGACGAGGTGATCGGAATTTTTCCACCCGGTATTTCGGGCAGTGACTACCGCCGGCTCGCGGTCAAGGCCGGGCTCGCGCTTCTGCGCGCGACCGGCCATGACGATCCCGCCGGCCCCTGGCTGTCCATCGGCGTTGGCGTACATACGGGCAGGACCTTTGTCGGCTCGATCGGTGTGGAGGACGGCAACTACCAGTTTGCCGCGCTCGGAGACCCCATGAATTTCTGCGCACGTCTGGTGGCAGCGGCAAAAGGCGGCGAGATGGTCATCAGCTCGGCGGTCTGGGGCGACGCATCGACCGGCATGGCGGCCGAGCGGCGCAGTCTGCGTCTCAAGGGTTATGCCGACCTTATCGACGCCTATGTCGTAAAGCTCGCGGGGTGA